The Horticoccus luteus DNA window GACAACGGTCGCACCCAAGCCCGCGCCTTGTTCGCTTACGAGCAAGGCGCGGAAAAAATCCGCTCCCTCGATGCGTGGCTCATCCGCCCCGATGGCGCCACGACGAAGCTGGATAAATCCTGTTTCGCCGATGTCGCCGTTTACGCCAGCGCCTTGGAATTGTATAGTGAGCGGCGCGCCCGGCTGGGATTGCCCGCCGAAAACGCCGACCCCGGCTCCATCTTCGGCTACGAAGCCGATGTCGAGCAGACCGCGGTGCTCGGACAACTCACGTGGAGTTTCCAACGCGCCTTGCCCGTCGAGCGCTCGGTCTTCGCCGTGAGTCTGCCCGACGGCTGGACGCTCGATGCCCGTGTTTTTAATCATGCTCCCGTCGAACCGCGGAACGCCGGCGGCACCGCCGTGTGGGAATTACGCCACCTGCCCGCCTTCGAAAACGTCCCGTTCGGAAATTCGTTCGCGGCCGGCGCCGTCCAACTCGCCCTCGACCTCAAACCTCCGCTGCGGCCAGGCCGGCCGGAGGTCCGCGCCACGTTTTCCGACTGGCGCGCGGTCTCCGCTTATTTCACACCCGCCTTCGATGCCGCCGCCGTCCCGGATCCCGCGATCACGCAACGCGTCGCGCAGGCCGTCGCCGTCGCGCCCACGCCGTGGGATCAAGTCACCGCGCTTTGCCGCCTCGCGCAGTCGGCCAACTATATTTCCATCGATCTCGACGCCGCGCACGCCGGCGGTTTTCGGCCCCGCCCGGCCCCGGCCGTTTTCCGCTGCAATTACGGCGACTGCAAAGACAAGTCCACGCTGCTCCGCGCCCTGCTGGCGGCCCACGGCGTGGAATCCTGGCCGGTCGCCGTTTTCGCCCTCGACCGCGACCGCGTGAAACCCGACTGGCCCTCGCCGCTCCAGTTCAACCACTGCATTCTCGCCATCCGGATCGGCGACAACGCCCAACCGCCCGCCCTGCTCGTCCATCCGACCTTGGGCCGGCTCATGCTCTTCGACCCGACCGATCCCTACACGCCCCCCGGATTGCTGCCCACCGGCGACCAAGGCGGCTTCGGTTTGCTGCTCGCCGGAGAGTCAGGCGGTTTGATCACGCTGCCCACGCTCGATGCCGCCCATCATCATCTCGACCGCCAGATCCGCGCGCGAATCGCCCCCGACGGCTCCATCTCCGGCACGATCGAAGAACATTTCGCGGGCTCCGAATCGTCCGCCGTTCGCGCCGGCTGGCGTGCGCAATCGGCCACGGATTTCCAGGCCCGCCTCGCCACTTGGCTCGCCACCACGCTCAACGGCCCGCAGATCACGCGCTGCGAGCCCCGGGATGATTTTGTGCAAGGCAACTTCGATCTCGGCGTGGATTTCAACGCCACCCGCTTCGCCCGGCGGATGCGCAACACGCTGCTGATCTTCAAACCCGTGGTTGTCGCCCGGCGTTCCGCGGTAATCCTCAAGCCCGAACCCCGCCTCAGCCCCATCGCGCTCCCTGCCACTCGGTTTACCGAACGCACCGAACTCGCCCTGCCCGCAGGCTACCGCCTCGACGAAATGCCCCCGCCGCTGGAACTGCGCACCTCGTTCGGCACCTATACCTCCCACGGCGCGATCGCCGACGGTAAGTTCATTTTCTCACGCCGCCTGGAGTTGCAGGCGACCACGCTCCCCGCCACGGAATACGAGCACGTCCGGCGCTTTTTCGAGCAGGTGGCGGAGACCGAAAACACGCCGGTCGTTCTGGAGAGAGTCGAACCGACCGAATCGCCCGCCGTCGATCCTGCCGACTCCTGAGCCTTTCGGCTCGCGGGAACCCAGCCAACGAAGTCCGCCGCGTTTTTTTCTCGCCCGCCCGCGCGCGCTCCTGACGCTGTCCGCACTCCCACATGCTTTCCGGCATCCTCCTCGCCCTGGCTGCGTCGCTCGTTTACGGTTTTCTCGGCGTCGCGTTCGAAGCGGCCGGCAAACGCCACTACCCCGCGTGGCCTTTCATTTTCTGGAAACAGCTCTGCGGCACCGTGCTGATTTTCGCCGTGCTGCTGATCATGCGCACGCCGCTTTATCACCCGCAGGTGCTCGGCCTCGCCGCCATCGGCGCCCTCAGTTACGTCCTCACCTGCGCCTGTTATCTCACCGCCTCCCGCGAGCGCGACATCGCCGCCAACTGGACCATCGTCAACCTCTCCGTCCTTGTGCCGCTGCTCGCCTCCATCTTGTGGTTTGGCGACAAGTTCACCGGCCTGAAGGCCGCCGGCGCGCTCCTCACGCTCGTCGCCATCGTCCTCGTCAGCGGCAACGCCACGCTCGGCAGCGTCGCCCGCGGCGATTCGCGGTGGAAGACCTTCATCTTCGGCGCGTTTCTCCTGAACGGCGTGCTGTCCACACTCTTCCGCTGGGTGCCGCCGGCAGATGCGTTTCTCTTCGTCGGTTACTTCTACGCCGTGAGCTTCGTGATGGCGGCGCCCTTCATGTTCACCGCCACGCGTGCGCCGGCGACCTCCGCCGCGTCGCCCTCCGCGCCGCCGGCGTCCAGCAAACTTTCCCGCGGCATGCTCGGCTGGAGCCTCGTCGGCGCCGCGTCGCATTGCACCGGCATGCTGCTGACGATGGCCGCGCTCGCCACCGTGGCGAAGGTCAGTCACGAGCCCGGCGTCATCGTCTATCCGATCACCAACGGCTTCGTCATCCCGCTCGGCGTCGTGCTCGGCGCGCTCATTCTGCGCCAGGCCATCGATCGCCGCCGCTGGCTCGGCGTCGCCGTCGGCATGGCCGGGCTTGTTTTGCTGTCGCTGCCTTGACGCCTCGTTGCCGCGGCTGATTCTGAGCGACCTTCATGTTGTTGCGTCGCACCCGCTCCTTTCTCACTCGATGAAAATCACCGAGGTCATCTGCCAGATCCTCCGCATCTCAACGGTCGAAGCGAAAACCGCCGGCACCCAGGATACGCTGCTCATCCGCGTGCGCACCGACACCGGCCTCGAAGGCATCGGCGAATCCGACGCCTCGCCCGAGATCCTCAAGGCCATCATCGACGCGCCCTTCAGCCACAACATCGCGAGCGGCCTGCGCCGCCTCCTCCTCGGCCTCGATCCGCTCGAGACCGATTTCATCCGCGAAAAGC harbors:
- a CDS encoding EamA family transporter; amino-acid sequence: MLSGILLALAASLVYGFLGVAFEAAGKRHYPAWPFIFWKQLCGTVLIFAVLLIMRTPLYHPQVLGLAAIGALSYVLTCACYLTASRERDIAANWTIVNLSVLVPLLASILWFGDKFTGLKAAGALLTLVAIVLVSGNATLGSVARGDSRWKTFIFGAFLLNGVLSTLFRWVPPADAFLFVGYFYAVSFVMAAPFMFTATRAPATSAASPSAPPASSKLSRGMLGWSLVGAASHCTGMLLTMAALATVAKVSHEPGVIVYPITNGFVIPLGVVLGALILRQAIDRRRWLGVAVGMAGLVLLSLP
- a CDS encoding DUF3857 domain-containing protein; its protein translation is MRLLLTFFAVVLALAAHARTTAPDWMREAARLAPAAAAAEVDATILLDEQRLTVEANGTYRIRVRKVTKILTDNGRTQARALFAYEQGAEKIRSLDAWLIRPDGATTKLDKSCFADVAVYASALELYSERRARLGLPAENADPGSIFGYEADVEQTAVLGQLTWSFQRALPVERSVFAVSLPDGWTLDARVFNHAPVEPRNAGGTAVWELRHLPAFENVPFGNSFAAGAVQLALDLKPPLRPGRPEVRATFSDWRAVSAYFTPAFDAAAVPDPAITQRVAQAVAVAPTPWDQVTALCRLAQSANYISIDLDAAHAGGFRPRPAPAVFRCNYGDCKDKSTLLRALLAAHGVESWPVAVFALDRDRVKPDWPSPLQFNHCILAIRIGDNAQPPALLVHPTLGRLMLFDPTDPYTPPGLLPTGDQGGFGLLLAGESGGLITLPTLDAAHHHLDRQIRARIAPDGSISGTIEEHFAGSESSAVRAGWRAQSATDFQARLATWLATTLNGPQITRCEPRDDFVQGNFDLGVDFNATRFARRMRNTLLIFKPVVVARRSAVILKPEPRLSPIALPATRFTERTELALPAGYRLDEMPPPLELRTSFGTYTSHGAIADGKFIFSRRLELQATTLPATEYEHVRRFFEQVAETENTPVVLERVEPTESPAVDPADS